The following proteins are encoded in a genomic region of Sphingobium amiense:
- a CDS encoding Mu transposase C-terminal domain-containing protein, protein MIERKPSPAPRRSLKSLEAGLALYPHFRRHISLSGPVTAAQVQAISEATGLKERQIRTLAARFRVHPVAETLAPKPRGPAVGSHRIDPEVRAAIETLIDEIALKMVPPSRAEAARQIWGLLHADNGDHRFPADLIPSEKTIERLLAEIPSRVWAKATMGSKTRSAHEPHPGEYASEGFLDLVQMDHTKGDVILVDSLRREQLGRPWITFLIEIWTRSILGYYVSFGDPSIFRCGRAVASAVLPKEPALAHLGVDVSYPMHGLFRRLHADQAKPHRSEAFRRACVRNGIGPDVRRPGPAHLGGHIERLIGTMIGKLRLLPGATGSNVAARDGYDAEADAAMTLVEFERWLLCQIAIYHHAPHSALGGLCPAQMWEREAAKHSPLLPVSVDAGELFRQFLPSKSLTVHAKGIQIRYRHYWHPMLAARIGQRVEISWDERTIQHIYADLDGRYVELPVVGDYPDVWEADWEAARAGVRALGRAYQADGGRAATARAVAAANQEIHRARVRTKAARRQAKRREGEGTTLADLRYGEAPEKPPIDWKPVAELSEDDWLQERT, encoded by the coding sequence GTGATTGAGCGCAAGCCGTCTCCAGCGCCCCGGCGGAGCCTCAAATCGCTTGAGGCGGGATTGGCTCTCTACCCCCATTTCCGGCGACATATATCGCTTTCCGGCCCGGTGACAGCGGCTCAGGTTCAGGCGATTTCCGAGGCAACCGGCCTTAAAGAGCGGCAGATACGGACACTGGCCGCGCGCTTCCGGGTGCATCCGGTCGCGGAAACGCTGGCTCCAAAACCGCGTGGACCCGCTGTTGGATCGCACAGGATCGATCCCGAGGTGAGGGCCGCCATCGAGACGTTGATCGACGAAATTGCGCTCAAGATGGTGCCGCCATCGCGTGCGGAAGCGGCGCGGCAGATTTGGGGCCTGTTGCACGCGGACAACGGAGATCATCGCTTTCCCGCCGATCTGATCCCAAGCGAGAAGACGATCGAGCGGCTTCTGGCTGAGATTCCGAGCCGTGTTTGGGCGAAAGCGACGATGGGATCGAAGACGCGGAGCGCCCATGAACCGCACCCCGGCGAATATGCAAGCGAGGGATTTCTCGACCTGGTTCAGATGGATCACACCAAGGGCGATGTCATCCTGGTCGATAGTCTGCGGCGCGAACAGCTCGGAAGACCGTGGATCACCTTCCTCATCGAAATCTGGACCCGGTCCATTCTTGGTTACTATGTCAGCTTCGGCGACCCCTCGATATTCCGGTGCGGACGGGCGGTTGCGAGCGCTGTGTTGCCCAAAGAGCCGGCCCTCGCCCACCTGGGCGTCGATGTCAGCTATCCGATGCACGGTTTGTTCCGGCGCTTGCATGCCGATCAGGCCAAACCGCATCGCTCCGAAGCCTTCCGGCGCGCCTGCGTCCGCAATGGGATTGGCCCCGATGTGCGGAGGCCCGGGCCGGCCCATCTTGGCGGGCATATCGAGCGGCTGATCGGCACGATGATTGGAAAACTGCGGCTTTTGCCCGGTGCGACCGGATCGAACGTGGCGGCGCGCGACGGCTATGATGCCGAGGCGGACGCGGCGATGACGCTTGTGGAATTCGAGCGCTGGCTGCTGTGCCAGATCGCGATCTATCATCACGCGCCGCATAGCGCGCTGGGCGGCCTGTGTCCGGCCCAGATGTGGGAGCGCGAGGCGGCGAAGCACAGCCCGCTGCTGCCCGTGTCGGTCGATGCGGGCGAACTGTTCCGCCAGTTTCTGCCGTCGAAGTCGCTCACGGTCCATGCCAAGGGTATCCAGATCAGATATCGCCATTACTGGCACCCGATGCTTGCCGCCAGGATCGGCCAAAGGGTCGAGATCAGCTGGGATGAGCGGACGATCCAGCATATCTACGCCGACCTCGACGGCCGCTATGTCGAATTGCCGGTTGTCGGCGACTATCCCGACGTCTGGGAGGCGGATTGGGAGGCCGCCAGGGCAGGAGTGCGGGCGCTAGGCCGGGCCTACCAGGCCGATGGCGGTCGCGCGGCGACGGCGCGGGCGGTGGCCGCCGCCAATCAGGAAATCCACCGCGCCCGCGTTCGCACGAAGGCGGCGCGGCGCCAGGCAAAGCGCCGCGAAGGCGAGGGGACGACGCTCGCGGACCTCCGGTATGGCGAAGCGCCGGAAAAGCCGCCCATTGACTGGAAACCGGTCGCCGAGCTCAGCGAAGACGACTGGTTGCAGGAGCGGACATGA
- a CDS encoding TniB family NTP-binding protein — translation MSAAATAPSLAPSFWIDFEEARNAVETIVDVAHDDPEERPTCIVLTGQSGMGKTSILREAQRRLAEAFPEPADWGEARYQPVLRTVIPSSPTSLKINLALLWKQGWPIRTNTHKTADLKVVDLLAEQGTRLVAIDNVHVILTASGVARRDTLDAFRFLMSAGNVPLVVAGLDVARQIFADDVELAYRSIILKLPLWEPGEPAQRLIRALARGMGMEEPDHLAEPAFAERIWRTSGGVTGNFKRILHWSGKVARRHDRRFVTQDDITEALQLFTPYSPE, via the coding sequence ATGAGCGCCGCTGCGACCGCGCCATCGCTGGCGCCCTCCTTCTGGATCGATTTCGAAGAAGCGCGGAACGCGGTCGAGACGATCGTCGATGTCGCGCATGACGATCCCGAGGAACGCCCGACCTGCATCGTGCTCACCGGACAGTCCGGCATGGGCAAAACCTCGATCCTGCGCGAAGCGCAGCGCCGCCTTGCCGAAGCCTTTCCCGAGCCCGCCGATTGGGGCGAGGCGCGCTATCAGCCCGTGCTGCGCACGGTCATTCCCTCGAGTCCGACCTCGCTCAAGATCAACCTCGCCCTGCTCTGGAAACAGGGCTGGCCGATCCGCACGAACACGCACAAAACCGCCGATTTGAAGGTCGTCGACCTGCTGGCCGAACAGGGCACGCGGCTGGTCGCGATCGACAATGTCCATGTGATCCTGACCGCGAGCGGCGTTGCGCGGCGCGATACGCTCGATGCGTTCCGCTTCCTGATGAGCGCGGGCAATGTGCCGCTGGTCGTGGCGGGCCTCGATGTCGCCCGGCAGATCTTCGCCGACGATGTCGAGCTGGCGTACCGCTCAATCATCCTCAAATTGCCGTTATGGGAGCCGGGCGAGCCCGCGCAGCGCCTGATCCGCGCGCTGGCCCGCGGCATGGGGATGGAGGAGCCCGACCATCTCGCCGAACCCGCGTTCGCCGAGCGCATCTGGCGGACCAGCGGCGGGGTCACCGGGAACTTCAAGCGCATCCTGCACTGGTCGGGAAAGGTCGCGCGGCGGCATGACCGCCGGTTCGTGACCCAGGACGATATCACCGAGGCGCTGCAATTGTTTACGCCTTATAGCCCGGAATGA
- a CDS encoding TniQ family protein, whose product MSGREIEPLAFRVRPLPEECFESWLRRLAARHETTPKALFRHLGIDAALADRDLAVSPVPATSRVPATSRASAWLAAPAPAVAGVPDRRQVMVERLAWATMVPAKAISRTFVGCGRGDLLPLTLRSIGCAQCWLDWLVSGAPWRIERSWILRVTTFCDRHALLLTDLAGIRALGRTQAAERALAARVARTRAQMARFAFVKTRVLWNGMIAREQIRGARPGDRVGWERYRAALVGNRFHYAPVRHLLLAALHSSDGLKAGRWEQIFRFDAQPARLPRKAASGVGPQLSDLAEAIARVGLRQLDRERRRLTMVCEQLEQAKRNYPRAHLMQGLKARRAALARAVRDAAATESAAMSAQRRGFQEALFYLQASGMVGAAMSAGCAEPACSANGDLWRARLAACFAAPRFRILLDLPGHGRGW is encoded by the coding sequence ATGAGCGGGCGGGAGATCGAGCCGCTGGCGTTTCGGGTGAGGCCGCTGCCCGAGGAATGTTTCGAATCCTGGCTGCGCCGCCTGGCCGCGCGTCATGAGACCACGCCCAAAGCGCTGTTTCGCCATCTCGGCATCGACGCGGCGCTCGCCGATCGCGACCTGGCCGTGTCGCCCGTACCGGCCACGTCGCGCGTACCGGCCACGTCGCGCGCATCGGCTTGGTTGGCCGCGCCGGCGCCGGCGGTCGCTGGCGTGCCGGACCGCCGCCAGGTGATGGTAGAACGGCTCGCGTGGGCGACGATGGTGCCCGCGAAGGCGATTTCTAGGACGTTCGTCGGCTGTGGGCGCGGCGATCTGTTGCCGCTGACGCTGCGGTCAATCGGCTGCGCCCAGTGCTGGCTTGACTGGCTGGTGTCCGGCGCGCCGTGGCGGATCGAGCGGAGCTGGATCTTGCGCGTGACGACCTTCTGCGACCGTCATGCGCTGTTGCTGACCGATCTTGCGGGGATCAGGGCCCTGGGGCGGACGCAGGCCGCCGAGCGGGCGCTCGCGGCCCGGGTCGCGCGCACGCGCGCGCAAATGGCGCGGTTTGCCTTCGTCAAAACCCGAGTGCTGTGGAACGGGATGATTGCGCGGGAGCAAATCCGCGGCGCCCGCCCCGGTGACCGGGTAGGTTGGGAGCGGTACCGGGCGGCGCTGGTCGGCAACCGCTTCCACTACGCTCCGGTGCGTCATCTGCTGCTGGCGGCGCTCCACAGCAGTGACGGGCTGAAAGCCGGGCGATGGGAGCAAATCTTCCGCTTCGATGCGCAGCCGGCACGCCTGCCGCGAAAGGCGGCTTCCGGCGTCGGACCCCAATTATCGGATCTGGCGGAGGCGATCGCCAGGGTCGGCCTGCGGCAGCTCGACCGCGAGCGTCGCCGGCTCACCATGGTCTGCGAGCAGCTCGAGCAGGCCAAGCGCAATTATCCCCGTGCCCATTTGATGCAGGGGCTGAAGGCTCGCCGCGCGGCGCTGGCGCGCGCGGTACGAGACGCCGCCGCGACGGAGAGCGCGGCGATGTCAGCGCAGCGCCGTGGTTTCCAGGAGGCGCTGTTTTACCTGCAAGCATCGGGGATGGTGGGCGCGGCGATGTCCGCCGGCTGCGCCGAGCCGGCTTGCAGCGCGAATGGCGATCTGTGGCGGGCGCGGCTCGCCGCCTGCTTCGCCGCTCCCAGGTTTCGCATCCTGCTCGATCTGCCGGGTCATGGGCGCGGATGGTAA
- a CDS encoding MarR family transcriptional regulator, giving the protein MTARVRAALTWGQLQGRLAHVPAQVAHQFCAALARLLLVEALTGSGFSGANSWFSAWFSGLQPVPDATAHVAAPPSLVADTLLAELSLSAWAPLADTAIQIRAAAHFHRGEGAPQGERGDAPAFAVAEAARLAEPPADDRADDWPLAALDRLHRAAAASPHFAPTERSYQLLPLPAGPVSFEQTRTATPLWALDLLAGALIARSAPATRPLPLPGAVRAEALRPELWSRERAIITAEAAGEAAQRLSDQLDAAHASVREVHEAMTVLRSTSRAPLLYRLLAGFGPLRPLQIEKALGVSKNGVRDLVAALVKAGLAERAAYEHHTIIRALPRARRATLAAEGESRSVETSSGATFAAFDAAMADVERVLARMETARE; this is encoded by the coding sequence ATGACGGCAAGGGTGCGCGCGGCGCTCACCTGGGGCCAGCTGCAAGGCCGTTTAGCGCATGTGCCCGCGCAAGTTGCGCATCAATTCTGCGCCGCGCTCGCCCGCCTGCTCCTCGTCGAAGCGCTCACGGGTAGCGGCTTTTCCGGCGCGAACAGCTGGTTTTCCGCATGGTTTTCCGGCCTCCAGCCCGTGCCCGACGCCACCGCCCATGTCGCAGCCCCGCCCTCGCTGGTCGCCGACACGCTGCTCGCCGAGCTCTCGCTGTCGGCCTGGGCGCCGCTCGCCGACACGGCCATCCAAATCCGCGCCGCAGCGCATTTCCATCGCGGCGAGGGCGCCCCGCAAGGCGAGCGCGGCGATGCCCCCGCGTTCGCCGTAGCGGAAGCGGCGCGGCTCGCCGAGCCGCCCGCCGACGATCGCGCGGACGACTGGCCCCTCGCCGCGCTCGATCGCCTGCATCGGGCCGCGGCCGCCTCGCCGCATTTCGCGCCCACCGAGCGCAGCTACCAGCTGCTCCCCCTGCCCGCCGGGCCGGTCTCCTTCGAGCAGACGCGGACGGCCACGCCGCTGTGGGCGCTCGATCTCCTCGCCGGCGCCCTGATCGCGCGGAGCGCGCCAGCGACCAGGCCGCTGCCCCTGCCCGGAGCCGTGCGCGCCGAGGCGCTCAGACCCGAGCTCTGGTCCCGCGAGCGCGCCATTATCACGGCCGAGGCCGCCGGCGAAGCTGCGCAGCGGCTGAGCGACCAGCTCGATGCAGCCCATGCGAGCGTGCGCGAAGTGCATGAGGCGATGACCGTCCTGCGTTCGACCTCGCGCGCGCCGCTGCTCTACCGGCTGCTCGCGGGCTTCGGACCGCTGCGCCCGCTCCAGATCGAGAAGGCCCTTGGCGTTTCGAAAAACGGCGTGCGCGATCTCGTCGCCGCCCTCGTCAAAGCGGGCCTCGCCGAGCGGGCGGCGTACGAACATCACACGATCATCCGCGCCCTGCCCCGCGCGCGCCGTGCCACGCTGGCGGCCGAGGGTGAAAGCAGATCCGTTGAAACCAGCTCCGGCGCGACGTTCGCCGCGTTCGACGCGGCCATGGCCGATGTCGAGCGCGTGCTCGCCCGTATGGAGACGGCGCGCGAATGA
- a CDS encoding site-specific integrase, which produces MPKRSVSAEIVTILAPGEAPLPQRRSGAAQDRAVQLVELLQELTGEGASLVELNFQKSIEARAPASIKALAVDLDCYARFSAERGGIGLPADEARLVAYIDYCEARRLKPATVSRRLSSLAVAHHLLDVPCPVGAVVVRDALRGLRRRAGVRQRQAGPLRLGEGIGREAVRGFTLSVLLEACGRDVAGLRDAAILSLGYDAGLRVSELVAVAVELMEAQEDGSGLLEVPHSKTDQEGQGAWVWLSPDTMRRVALWREAASIRAGALFRRVAVIRTKPREARRALAIEDLAYHARVDRERMAARPARAATVTYGIGERALTPAAMRLIIKRTALAAADQGLVDLMGADLDHAIDALSTHSLRVGLTQDLFANGEDAGPIAQALRWTSTATALRYGRKLAPSSNAAARMLKGVRK; this is translated from the coding sequence ATGCCCAAGCGCTCGGTTTCCGCGGAGATCGTGACGATCCTGGCACCCGGCGAGGCGCCGCTGCCCCAGCGGCGGTCGGGCGCCGCGCAAGATCGCGCGGTCCAGCTCGTCGAGTTGCTTCAGGAGCTGACAGGCGAAGGCGCCAGCCTGGTCGAACTCAACTTCCAGAAGAGCATCGAGGCGCGGGCGCCCGCCAGCATCAAGGCGCTCGCGGTCGATCTCGATTGCTACGCGCGCTTCTCGGCCGAGCGCGGCGGGATCGGCCTGCCCGCCGACGAAGCGCGGCTTGTCGCCTATATTGACTATTGCGAGGCGCGGCGGCTCAAGCCGGCGACCGTGTCCCGGCGCCTGTCCTCGCTGGCGGTGGCCCATCACCTTCTCGACGTTCCATGCCCCGTCGGTGCCGTCGTGGTCCGCGATGCGCTGCGTGGGCTGCGGCGTCGGGCCGGAGTCCGGCAGCGCCAGGCCGGCCCGTTGCGGCTCGGCGAAGGGATCGGGCGGGAAGCCGTCAGGGGGTTCACGCTGTCGGTGCTGCTCGAGGCGTGTGGGCGCGACGTCGCTGGCCTGCGCGACGCGGCGATCCTGTCGCTCGGCTATGATGCGGGTTTGCGCGTATCGGAGCTGGTGGCCGTCGCCGTCGAATTGATGGAAGCGCAAGAGGATGGATCGGGGCTGCTCGAGGTGCCCCACTCGAAAACCGACCAGGAAGGGCAAGGGGCCTGGGTGTGGCTGTCGCCCGACACGATGCGGCGTGTCGCTCTTTGGCGCGAGGCCGCATCAATCCGCGCGGGCGCCTTGTTCCGCCGCGTAGCGGTGATCCGGACCAAACCCCGCGAAGCGCGCCGGGCGCTCGCGATCGAGGATCTGGCCTATCATGCCCGGGTCGATCGGGAACGCATGGCGGCGCGGCCTGCGCGCGCGGCCACGGTGACCTACGGAATTGGCGAGCGCGCGCTGACGCCGGCGGCGATGCGGCTGATCATCAAGCGCACGGCGCTCGCCGCAGCCGACCAGGGCCTGGTCGATCTCATGGGCGCCGATCTCGACCATGCGATCGATGCGCTGAGCACGCATTCGTTGCGCGTCGGCCTGACCCAGGATCTGTTCGCCAATGGCGAGGATGCGGGACCGATCGCGCAGGCATTGCGATGGACCTCGACCGCCACTGCACTCCGCTACGGCCGCAAGCTCGCTCCGTCGTCCAACGCGGCGGCGCGTATGTTGAAGGGTGTCAGGAAATAA
- a CDS encoding sigma-54-dependent Fis family transcriptional regulator, which yields MANIDSIPPLANEISYDQPCREGIMKGAIELPDIKDLTDQLRFSPGTGHIWLGNDRMVLMHTRSMRALREELVTTIGMAATRALLTRVGYASGVQDAELAVRIRGQRSFDEFFLVGPQLHGLEGVGRVEPVSVQSDPKTGHFYGEFIWHDSWEDEVHIDSFGVTSEAACWTQIGYASGYTSAFVGRPIAFREVECRATGHTFCRIIGKPVPEWGREAADDLPYLQPHQFVNPRSFSATSQVAQGETVTVEGRPTAIASARGLVGASAGFNLVCHMLEKVAPTNASVLLLGESGVGKEVFARTLQRISSRPAGPFIAVNCAAVPEQLIEAELFGVTKGAYTGATEDRPGRFERADGGTIFLDEIGTLSLPAQGKLLRVLQEREVERLGDSKTRKIDVRVVAATNEDLRKRVEAREFRQDLFYRLNVFPIIIPPLRERRADISLLMEHFLELFTTRHGKPHSGFTQRAIGALFSYSWPGNVRELENMIERGVILAPHGEAIDISHLFTAGEPLDAELLSMAADGSLERSRRGKGISGFYERPDLSGLLDNLIDTGVSLNTVEDLLLEKAISKADGNVSEGARILGLTRPQYAYRLKRRSGGSEDGG from the coding sequence GTGGCAAACATTGACTCGATACCGCCTCTCGCGAATGAGATTTCATATGATCAACCCTGTCGGGAAGGCATTATGAAGGGCGCAATCGAATTACCCGATATCAAAGATCTTACCGACCAGCTGCGGTTTTCGCCTGGCACGGGCCACATCTGGCTGGGTAATGATCGAATGGTGTTGATGCATACGCGGTCGATGCGCGCGCTCCGCGAGGAGCTAGTTACCACGATCGGGATGGCGGCGACAAGGGCGCTATTGACGAGAGTCGGATACGCATCAGGCGTGCAAGACGCAGAACTCGCTGTGAGGATCAGAGGGCAGCGCTCGTTTGACGAGTTCTTTCTTGTCGGACCGCAGTTACATGGTCTTGAGGGAGTCGGCAGGGTTGAACCGGTATCGGTTCAGTCTGACCCGAAGACAGGGCATTTCTATGGAGAATTCATTTGGCACGACAGCTGGGAGGATGAGGTTCACATCGACTCATTTGGTGTTACAAGTGAGGCAGCGTGCTGGACCCAAATTGGGTATGCTTCCGGATATACATCTGCATTTGTAGGCCGCCCTATCGCCTTCAGAGAAGTGGAATGTCGTGCAACAGGCCACACTTTCTGTCGCATCATTGGAAAGCCCGTCCCGGAGTGGGGACGGGAGGCCGCTGACGATTTGCCATACTTACAACCGCACCAATTCGTGAATCCTAGAAGTTTTTCGGCAACGAGCCAAGTTGCCCAGGGTGAAACCGTGACCGTGGAAGGGCGGCCGACTGCGATCGCGTCGGCACGCGGGCTGGTCGGAGCGTCAGCAGGGTTTAATCTGGTCTGCCATATGCTTGAAAAGGTCGCCCCGACGAATGCATCCGTACTCCTCCTAGGTGAAAGTGGAGTAGGCAAAGAGGTTTTTGCGCGAACTTTGCAACGGATATCATCTCGGCCAGCAGGCCCGTTTATAGCTGTGAATTGCGCGGCTGTTCCGGAGCAACTTATCGAAGCAGAGCTCTTCGGCGTGACAAAGGGAGCGTATACGGGCGCTACTGAAGACCGGCCAGGGCGCTTCGAGCGAGCTGATGGCGGTACAATCTTTCTCGACGAGATTGGCACACTTTCGTTGCCCGCACAGGGAAAACTTCTTCGTGTGCTGCAGGAGCGCGAGGTTGAGCGGCTTGGCGACTCCAAAACGCGTAAGATCGATGTTCGAGTCGTGGCGGCAACCAATGAAGACCTGCGTAAACGTGTGGAAGCACGGGAGTTCCGGCAAGATCTGTTCTATCGGTTAAATGTTTTTCCAATCATCATCCCACCCTTAAGGGAAAGACGAGCGGACATCTCGCTCTTGATGGAGCATTTTCTTGAGCTGTTTACGACACGACATGGAAAGCCGCATAGTGGTTTTACGCAAAGAGCTATTGGGGCTTTGTTTTCATATTCCTGGCCCGGGAACGTCCGCGAGCTTGAGAACATGATTGAACGTGGGGTAATCTTAGCTCCTCATGGAGAAGCTATCGATATCTCTCATTTATTTACGGCCGGTGAGCCCTTGGATGCCGAGCTGCTATCGATGGCAGCGGACGGTAGTTTGGAAAGAAGCCGGAGAGGTAAGGGGATTAGTGGGTTCTATGAGCGACCCGACTTAAGTGGTCTGTTAGATAATCTTATTGATACAGGCGTAAGTCTTAATACGGTTGAAGACCTATTGCTCGAGAAGGCAATCTCTAAAGCGGACGGGAATGTTTCTGAAGGAGCGCGAATTCTCGGTCTCACTCGACCTCAGTATGCATACCGACTTAAGCGTCGTTCGGGTGGAAGCGAAGACGGCGGATAG
- a CDS encoding 2-hydroxymuconate tautomerase, with protein sequence MPFAQIFILEGRTEDQKRAIIEKVTQALVEAVGAPKENVRVWIQELPKENWGIAGVTAKSLGR encoded by the coding sequence ATGCCTTTTGCGCAAATCTTTATTCTTGAGGGCCGCACCGAGGACCAAAAACGGGCCATTATCGAGAAAGTTACGCAAGCACTCGTCGAAGCCGTTGGAGCGCCAAAGGAGAATGTGCGGGTGTGGATCCAGGAGCTACCTAAGGAGAACTGGGGAATCGCGGGGGTCACAGCAAAGTCGCTTGGTCGTTAG
- a CDS encoding transposase — MENGRRRRWTLEEKRAVVELSLDPACSMAEVAACFDVLPAQIYAWRRELRVSVIPDPRGGNVPVKRLKRGRCARRSWGSARA; from the coding sequence GTGGAGAACGGGCGCCGACGGCGCTGGACGCTGGAAGAGAAGCGCGCGGTGGTGGAGCTGTCGCTCGATCCGGCGTGCAGCATGGCGGAGGTGGCCGCGTGTTTCGATGTCCTTCCGGCCCAGATATATGCCTGGCGCCGCGAGTTGCGCGTATCCGTCATCCCAGACCCACGTGGCGGAAACGTGCCGGTCAAGCGTCTTAAGAGGGGGCGTTGCGCCCGGCGATCTTGGGGAAGTGCCAGGGCATGA
- the tnpC gene encoding IS66 family transposase yields MEDALAAARDEVKRLNDILDQFKRHRFGQSAERLDPDQYQLVLEELEAALSRAEAGLEALIDQADATGETKRRRRNNRGALPAHLERIEQVVDIEDKQCACCGNDLHVIGEDVTERLDVVPTIFRVLVTRRPRYGCRGCDEGGVTQAPAPSFIVDQGLPTDALVAQVIVARYADHLPLYRQAQIYARQGIDLDRATLADWVGRVGWWLTPLRQHLLAELRSSVKLFADETRMPVLAPGTGKTKSGQLWAYARDDRPWGGLAPPAVVYMYAAGRGGMHPIDHLGDFAGVLQVDGYAGYNEIKRRNGVTLAFCLLHARRKFYDFREKEPVADEVLRRFSAIYKIEATLRDTSPEARFEGRQLILKPLFDNLRDYLSKNLGRFSAKGKMAEAINYMLNHWQQLTYCLLDGRVELDTNTVERSIRPIALSRRNSLFAGSDAGADNWAVLASLLETCKLSDVDPLAWLTATLTKLANGHSNKDLDSLMPWHFPKIAGRNAPS; encoded by the coding sequence ATGGAGGACGCGCTCGCGGCCGCCCGCGATGAGGTCAAGCGCCTCAACGACATTCTCGACCAGTTCAAGCGCCACCGTTTCGGCCAGAGCGCCGAGCGGCTCGATCCCGACCAGTACCAGCTCGTGCTCGAAGAGCTCGAAGCTGCCTTGTCGCGCGCCGAGGCCGGGCTCGAAGCGCTGATCGACCAGGCTGACGCGACCGGCGAGACAAAGCGCCGCCGCCGCAACAACCGTGGAGCGCTGCCCGCCCATCTCGAGCGTATCGAGCAGGTCGTCGACATCGAAGACAAGCAGTGTGCCTGCTGCGGCAACGATCTTCATGTCATCGGCGAGGACGTCACCGAGCGCCTCGACGTCGTGCCCACCATCTTCCGCGTGCTGGTCACCCGCCGTCCGCGCTATGGCTGCCGCGGCTGCGACGAGGGCGGCGTCACCCAGGCGCCGGCGCCAAGCTTCATCGTCGATCAGGGCCTGCCCACCGACGCGCTCGTCGCCCAGGTCATCGTCGCGCGCTACGCCGATCACCTTCCGCTTTACCGGCAAGCCCAGATCTACGCCCGCCAGGGGATCGATCTCGACCGGGCAACGCTCGCCGACTGGGTCGGGCGCGTCGGATGGTGGCTGACTCCGCTCAGGCAGCATCTGCTCGCCGAGCTGCGAAGTTCGGTGAAGCTGTTCGCCGACGAGACGCGCATGCCCGTGCTGGCGCCCGGGACCGGCAAGACCAAGAGCGGCCAGCTGTGGGCCTATGCCCGCGACGATCGGCCATGGGGCGGACTCGCGCCGCCCGCCGTCGTCTACATGTACGCCGCCGGCCGCGGCGGCATGCATCCGATCGACCATCTCGGCGACTTCGCCGGGGTGCTCCAGGTGGACGGCTATGCCGGCTACAATGAGATCAAGCGCCGCAATGGCGTCACCCTCGCATTCTGCCTGCTTCACGCGCGGCGCAAGTTCTACGATTTCCGCGAAAAGGAGCCCGTTGCCGACGAGGTGCTCCGTCGCTTCTCGGCGATCTACAAGATCGAGGCGACGCTCAGGGACACCTCGCCCGAGGCGCGGTTCGAAGGGCGGCAGCTGATACTGAAGCCGCTGTTCGATAACCTGCGCGACTATCTCTCGAAGAACCTCGGCCGGTTCAGCGCCAAGGGCAAGATGGCCGAAGCGATCAACTATATGCTCAACCACTGGCAGCAGCTCACCTATTGCCTGCTCGACGGCCGCGTCGAGCTCGATACCAACACGGTCGAAAGAAGCATCCGCCCGATTGCCCTGTCGCGCCGCAACTCGTTGTTCGCCGGCAGCGATGCCGGGGCAGACAATTGGGCGGTGCTCGCCAGCCTTCTCGAAACGTGCAAACTCTCGGACGTCGATCCGCTCGCCTGGCTCACCGCCACCCTCACCAAGCTTGCCAACGGTCATAGCAACAAGGACCTCGATTCCCTCATGCCCTGGCACTTCCCCAAGATCGCCGGGCGCAACGCCCCCTCTTAA
- the tnpB gene encoding IS66 family insertion sequence element accessory protein TnpB (TnpB, as the term is used for proteins encoded by IS66 family insertion elements, is considered an accessory protein, since TnpC, encoded by a neighboring gene, is a DDE family transposase.): MIGPGSDAKVLIYTKPIDFRCGIDTLVAKVQHELSQDPWRGVAYIFRSKRKDRLKILWFDGTGIWLMTKRAEAAEGFAWPPAVDGSFSITAAQMAALTSGMDWRRHRAPRRVNPPKIEGFADA; encoded by the coding sequence ATGATCGGGCCGGGCAGCGACGCCAAGGTGCTGATCTACACCAAGCCGATCGATTTCCGCTGCGGCATCGACACGCTGGTGGCCAAGGTCCAGCACGAGTTGAGCCAGGATCCGTGGCGCGGAGTCGCCTATATTTTTCGTTCCAAGAGGAAGGACAGGCTGAAGATTCTGTGGTTCGACGGCACCGGCATCTGGCTGATGACCAAGCGCGCCGAGGCCGCCGAAGGATTCGCCTGGCCGCCGGCGGTCGATGGCAGTTTTTCGATCACGGCGGCGCAGATGGCAGCACTCACCTCGGGCATGGACTGGCGTCGGCACCGCGCGCCAAGGCGCGTAAATCCGCCTAAAATCGAGGGTTTCGCTGATGCGTGA